One window of Halopseudomonas maritima genomic DNA carries:
- a CDS encoding alkane 1-monooxygenase: MQDAAADNGLAGYVDRKRRLWLFSLMVPGLALVGPLLYMLVSPNVLWLWLSTIFGYVVIPMLDGVLGEDLSNPPEEAVPALEADLYYRYITYALVPILWLSFIVNIAFLGTHELPWYGTLAVILATGGSLGFGLNLGHEMGHKKTELERWLAKITLALGCYGHFFVEHNRGHHRDVATPEDPASARMGESIYRFVFREMPGAFFRAWDLEAQRLERCGKSVWSLDNEVLQPALISAVLYALLIAWLGIEILPVMMLIAFWGAFQLTQANYIEHYGLLRRKQPSGRYERCQPHHSWNSNHLFSNWALFHLQRHSDHHAHPTRRYQSLRDFPDLPRLPNGYFGMYLLAYFPPLWQRVMDPRLLRAVDRDPSRINFLPAKREQLMRRYGLSEAPLDGAEVAA; encoded by the coding sequence ATGCAAGATGCCGCTGCAGACAATGGCCTGGCCGGGTACGTAGACCGCAAGCGCAGGCTCTGGTTGTTCTCCCTGATGGTGCCCGGGCTGGCGTTGGTCGGGCCGCTGCTGTACATGCTGGTATCGCCAAATGTGCTTTGGCTCTGGTTGTCGACCATCTTCGGCTATGTGGTGATTCCGATGCTGGACGGGGTGCTGGGCGAGGACCTGAGCAACCCGCCGGAGGAAGCGGTGCCTGCGCTGGAGGCCGACCTCTACTACCGCTACATCACCTATGCGCTGGTGCCTATTCTGTGGCTCAGCTTTATCGTCAATATCGCTTTTCTAGGTACCCACGAGCTGCCCTGGTACGGCACGCTGGCGGTCATTCTGGCGACCGGTGGCAGCCTTGGCTTTGGTCTGAATCTGGGGCACGAGATGGGGCACAAGAAGACCGAGCTGGAGCGCTGGCTGGCGAAGATCACGCTGGCGCTTGGCTGTTACGGGCACTTTTTTGTCGAGCACAACCGCGGTCATCACCGTGATGTGGCCACCCCGGAAGACCCGGCCTCGGCGCGTATGGGTGAGAGCATTTATCGCTTTGTCTTCCGCGAGATGCCCGGTGCCTTCTTTCGCGCCTGGGATCTGGAAGCCCAGCGTCTGGAGCGCTGCGGCAAGTCGGTCTGGAGTCTGGACAACGAAGTGCTGCAGCCGGCACTGATCAGTGCGGTGTTGTATGCGCTGCTGATTGCCTGGCTGGGGATCGAGATACTGCCGGTGATGATGTTGATTGCCTTCTGGGGCGCCTTTCAGCTGACCCAGGCCAATTACATCGAGCACTATGGACTGTTGCGTCGCAAGCAGCCGAGCGGGCGTTATGAGCGTTGTCAGCCGCACCATTCATGGAACAGTAATCACCTGTTCTCCAACTGGGCGTTGTTCCATTTGCAACGCCACTCCGATCACCACGCCCATCCGACCCGGCGTTATCAATCGCTGCGCGACTTTCCTGACCTGCCGCGCCTGCCTAACGGCTACTTTGGCATGTATCTGTTGGCCTACTTCCCGCCGCTGTGGCAACGCGTGATGGATCCGCGTTTGTTGCGTGCGGTTGATCGTGACCCAAGCCGTATCAATTTTCTGCCGGCCAAGCGGGAGCAACTTATGCGGCGCTACGGGTTGAGTGAGGCACCGCTGGACGGTGCGGAGGTGGCGGCATGA
- a CDS encoding rubredoxin has product MSCYQCPECGYEYDEAAGDPHQGYPAGTTWDSLPDTFTCPDCAVRYKEDFRALEA; this is encoded by the coding sequence ATGAGCTGCTATCAGTGTCCGGAGTGCGGTTATGAGTATGACGAGGCCGCCGGTGACCCGCACCAGGGGTATCCTGCCGGCACCACCTGGGACAGCCTGCCTGACACCTTTACCTGTCCGGACTGCGCGGTGCGCTACAAGGAGGACTTTCGCGCCCTTGAGGCGTAA
- a CDS encoding SLC13 family permease produces the protein MDASQQLILLILACTIGLFLWGRWRHDIVALAALLACVVAGLTPATDAFVGFGHPAVITVAAVLILSKGLQTTGAVEALAQRALPQRGGVLLGLGFLTLLGATLSAFMNNVGAMALLMPIAMQLANRQGVPPGRILMPLAFGTILGGMTTLIGTPPNLIVSGFRAQTELGPYSMFDFTPVGLAVALGGVLLAVLASRWLVPHRPQPEAGSFDTGTYLTEVRIDADSKIDGKPLREVEQLLDDGDAQIVGMVRNDFRVIAPLSSRILRAGDILVIESDPEALGASLTRLGLKLEEAVPPGASEKEKEKEKEATAEQRASQADDSDAENAAEPEPETSARHSDEIVLQELVVQPGADILGRSASDIALRTRFGINLLAISRQGHRSIRRLRWTEIQAGDVLLMQGEPEAIAGFASEYGCAPLAPRSILIPEPRKALTAALIMLGSVALAAFGILPAAVAFTAGVLGYMLTRVIPLRRIYEAIDWPIIVLLGALMPLAAAMADTGAADLLARTLLEHIAQGSPVIALTLMLVVTMTLSDFMNNAATAAVMCPIALSVANQLGVNPDSFLMAVAIGASCAFLTPIGHQNNTLILGPGGFRFGDYWRLGLPMELLVVAVSIPMLLWVWPL, from the coding sequence ATGGACGCCAGCCAGCAACTTATTCTGCTTATCCTCGCCTGCACTATCGGCCTGTTCCTCTGGGGACGCTGGCGCCACGACATTGTTGCGCTGGCCGCCCTGCTGGCCTGTGTGGTAGCCGGGCTGACACCGGCTACAGACGCCTTCGTCGGCTTCGGTCATCCGGCCGTCATCACCGTCGCCGCCGTGCTCATCCTCAGCAAGGGCCTGCAAACCACTGGCGCGGTCGAGGCGCTGGCGCAGCGCGCCTTGCCGCAGCGTGGCGGCGTGCTGCTGGGGCTAGGCTTTCTCACCCTGCTCGGTGCCACCCTGTCCGCCTTCATGAACAACGTCGGCGCCATGGCGTTGCTGATGCCGATTGCCATGCAGTTGGCCAACCGTCAGGGAGTGCCCCCAGGCCGGATACTGATGCCGCTGGCCTTCGGCACTATCCTCGGCGGCATGACCACCCTGATCGGCACCCCGCCCAACCTGATTGTGTCGGGGTTTCGGGCACAGACCGAACTTGGCCCCTACAGCATGTTCGATTTCACGCCCGTGGGCCTGGCGGTTGCTCTGGGCGGCGTACTGCTGGCGGTGCTCGCCAGCCGCTGGCTGGTGCCGCACCGTCCGCAGCCCGAAGCTGGCAGCTTCGATACCGGGACCTATCTGACCGAGGTACGCATCGACGCCGACAGCAAGATCGATGGCAAACCACTACGCGAGGTGGAGCAACTGCTGGACGACGGCGACGCGCAGATCGTCGGCATGGTGCGCAACGACTTTCGCGTTATCGCACCGCTCTCCAGCCGCATTCTGCGCGCGGGTGACATCCTGGTAATCGAGTCCGACCCCGAGGCACTCGGCGCCTCGCTGACCCGCTTGGGGCTGAAGCTGGAAGAAGCAGTACCACCGGGCGCGAGCGAGAAAGAGAAAGAGAAAGAGAAAGAGGCTACCGCGGAACAGCGCGCCAGCCAGGCAGATGACAGCGACGCCGAGAACGCAGCGGAGCCCGAACCAGAGACATCAGCACGCCACAGCGATGAAATTGTGCTTCAGGAGTTGGTCGTGCAACCCGGTGCAGACATCCTCGGGCGCAGTGCGTCAGACATCGCCCTGCGCACCCGCTTCGGCATCAACCTGCTGGCCATCTCACGCCAGGGCCATCGTTCCATCCGCCGCCTGCGCTGGACCGAAATTCAGGCCGGCGACGTACTATTGATGCAGGGTGAGCCTGAGGCGATCGCCGGTTTTGCCAGTGAATACGGCTGCGCGCCGCTGGCGCCGCGCAGCATTCTGATCCCTGAACCACGCAAGGCCCTGACCGCCGCATTGATCATGCTTGGCTCGGTTGCACTCGCCGCGTTCGGCATCTTGCCGGCAGCGGTCGCCTTCACCGCGGGCGTATTGGGCTACATGCTGACGCGCGTTATTCCCCTACGACGCATCTACGAGGCCATCGACTGGCCAATCATCGTGCTGCTCGGCGCGCTGATGCCGCTGGCCGCAGCGATGGCCGACACCGGCGCCGCCGATCTGCTGGCCCGTACCCTGCTGGAGCACATCGCCCAGGGCAGCCCGGTCATCGCCCTGACCCTGATGCTGGTCGTGACCATGACGCTGTCCGACTTCATGAACAACGCGGCGACCGCCGCCGTCATGTGTCCGATCGCCCTGAGCGTGGCCAACCAGCTCGGCGTGAACCCCGACAGTTTCCTGATGGCCGTGGCCATTGGCGCGTCCTGCGCCTTCCTCACCCCCATCGGCCATCAGAACAATACCCTGATTCTCGGCCCGGGCGGCTTTCGCTTTGGCGACTACTGGCGTCTGGGGCTGCCAATGGAGCTGCTGGTGGTGGCCGTCAGCATCCCCATGCTGCTCTGGGTGTGGCCGCTGTAA
- the dbpA gene encoding ATP-dependent RNA helicase DbpA — MTRTSFSDLSLPPALLDTLQQLGYAHTTPIQAAALPLVLAGRDLIAQAPTGSGKTAAFGLGLLAPLNPRFFGCQALVLSPTRELASQITEELRKLARGMGNIKIVTLSGGVPFGPQAASLEQGAHVIVGTPGRVQDHLNRGTLQLDSLNCLVLDEADRMLDMGFVDAIREIVQHTPARRQTLLFSATYPAGLAQLTSDLLRDPAQVQVERATADKPIEQRFYEIEPEQRFAAVLRLLAANRPQPCIAFCHTRQQCQELADYLAAQGISAQALHGDMDQRERDQVLALFANQSCSVLTATDVAARGIDIAGVAAVINVELAADPAAHTHRIGRSGRAGQTGLALSLVAPRELKRLRPIEDNHQGSLQWGEIEQLPERPETPLIAPMRTLAVAGGRKDKLRPGDLLGALTGDAGLPGDAIGKISISDFQALVAIRRDQAKRALQRLSDGKIKGRRFKVRLI; from the coding sequence GTGACCCGGACTTCCTTCTCCGACCTCTCCCTGCCCCCGGCGCTGCTGGACACCTTGCAGCAGCTGGGCTATGCCCACACCACTCCGATCCAGGCGGCAGCCTTGCCGCTAGTGCTCGCCGGTCGCGACCTGATCGCCCAGGCACCCACCGGCAGCGGCAAGACTGCGGCCTTTGGCCTGGGTCTGCTGGCTCCGCTCAACCCGCGCTTTTTTGGCTGCCAGGCGCTGGTGCTTAGCCCAACACGCGAGCTGGCCAGCCAGATCACCGAAGAACTGCGCAAGCTGGCCCGCGGCATGGGCAACATCAAGATAGTCACCCTCAGCGGCGGTGTACCCTTTGGCCCGCAGGCCGCCTCGCTGGAGCAAGGAGCGCATGTCATTGTCGGCACGCCGGGCCGCGTGCAGGACCATTTGAACCGCGGCACGCTGCAGCTCGACAGCCTCAACTGCCTGGTGCTCGATGAAGCCGACCGCATGCTCGACATGGGCTTTGTCGATGCCATCCGCGAGATTGTCCAGCACACCCCCGCGCGGCGGCAGACCCTGCTATTTTCCGCCACCTACCCAGCGGGTCTGGCGCAACTGACCAGCGACCTGCTGCGCGACCCGGCTCAGGTCCAGGTTGAGCGAGCCACTGCCGACAAACCGATCGAACAGCGCTTCTACGAAATTGAGCCAGAGCAACGCTTTGCCGCTGTCCTGCGCCTGCTGGCCGCCAACCGGCCGCAACCCTGTATTGCCTTCTGCCATACCCGCCAGCAATGCCAGGAGCTGGCTGACTATCTTGCGGCCCAGGGTATCAGCGCCCAGGCCCTGCATGGCGACATGGACCAGCGCGAACGCGATCAGGTACTGGCGCTGTTCGCCAACCAGAGCTGCAGCGTACTGACCGCCACCGATGTGGCCGCCCGCGGCATCGACATCGCCGGCGTGGCGGCTGTCATCAACGTCGAGCTGGCCGCCGACCCCGCCGCACATACCCACCGCATTGGCCGCAGCGGCCGCGCCGGCCAGACCGGCCTGGCGCTCAGCCTGGTTGCCCCGCGGGAACTCAAACGCCTGCGGCCGATCGAAGACAATCATCAGGGTTCGCTGCAGTGGGGCGAGATAGAGCAGTTGCCGGAACGGCCAGAGACGCCACTGATCGCGCCGATGCGCACCCTGGCGGTAGCCGGCGGCCGCAAGGACAAGTTACGTCCCGGCGACCTGCTGGGCGCACTGACGGGCGACGCGGGCCTGCCGGGCGATGCGATCGGCAAGATCAGCATCAGTGATTTTCAAGCCTTGGTCGCCATTCGCCGGGACCAGGCCAAGCGTGCGCTGCAGCGGCTCAGTGATGGCAAGATCAAGGGAAGGCGCTTCAAGGTGCGCCTGATTTAA
- a CDS encoding GGDEF domain-containing protein, with translation MAEHFDINELHWLLDIVQSIDVGVVVLDRDYNIEVWNSFMENHSGIGSDKASRQSLFALFPEIDQSWLTHKVETAVMLGTRAFTIWEQRPNLVHFKSYQPITGMADEMYQNVTILPLRSSSGSTDHVCLIIYDVTGVAVNKRQLESANTKLQELALRDGLTGLLNRRYWESCLEREFARHQRYDNAVSLVIFDIDHFKRVNDTYGHQTGDEVIRATARITSQLVRETDFAGRYGGEEFVVLLPGTNLDGAAQFAERLRSTIERQQLEHNGNPLTFTISLGVAAIADDMANYQALLEYADKALYQSKEQGRNRVTLHTQLPD, from the coding sequence ATGGCCGAACACTTCGATATCAACGAACTCCACTGGCTGCTGGACATCGTGCAGAGCATCGATGTCGGCGTCGTGGTGCTGGACCGCGACTACAACATCGAGGTGTGGAACAGCTTCATGGAAAACCATTCGGGCATTGGCTCGGATAAGGCATCGCGACAGTCGCTGTTTGCCCTGTTTCCAGAGATCGACCAGAGCTGGCTCACCCACAAGGTCGAAACCGCCGTCATGCTGGGTACCCGCGCCTTCACCATCTGGGAGCAGCGGCCCAACCTGGTGCATTTCAAAAGCTACCAGCCCATCACCGGCATGGCCGACGAGATGTACCAGAACGTCACCATCCTGCCGCTGCGTAGCAGCAGCGGCAGCACCGACCATGTCTGCCTGATTATTTATGACGTGACCGGCGTGGCTGTAAACAAACGGCAACTGGAATCGGCCAATACTAAGCTGCAAGAGCTAGCCCTGCGCGACGGTTTGACCGGCCTGCTCAACAGACGCTATTGGGAGTCTTGTCTGGAGCGCGAGTTCGCGCGCCATCAACGCTACGACAACGCCGTCAGCCTGGTGATCTTCGACATTGACCACTTTAAGCGGGTCAATGACACCTACGGCCACCAGACCGGCGATGAAGTCATCCGTGCGACGGCGCGCATCACCTCGCAACTGGTGCGCGAAACCGACTTTGCAGGCCGGTACGGGGGCGAGGAGTTTGTGGTATTGCTACCTGGCACCAACCTGGATGGCGCGGCGCAATTTGCCGAGCGCCTGCGCAGTACCATAGAGCGCCAGCAACTGGAGCATAACGGCAACCCCCTGACCTTCACTATCAGCCTCGGGGTTGCAGCCATCGCTGATGACATGGCCAATTACCAGGCACTGCTGGAGTATGCAGACAAGGCGCTTTACCAGTCCAAGGAACAGGGCCGCAACAGGGTCACGCTGCACACGCAACTACCAGACTAG
- a CDS encoding response regulator, with amino-acid sequence MSAIPLLVCDDSNMARKQLIRALPANWPFRITQATNGLEGLEAIRQNHGQIVLLDLTMPELDGFGVLARLREEGLSAEVIVVSGDVQEEAVRRAKALGARAFLKKPADPMQLAEALNSLGVDVPLAPVPAAEEDVYRPLPNVSFRDAFREVSNVAMGRAADLLGRVLGVFIKLPIPNVNILEVGELHMALADAQRDERLSAICQGYIGGGIAGEALLIFHDSEIDDVAKLLNTLPDESAQLEMQLDLASIIIGACLNGLSEQLNITLSQGHPLVLGQHCPIEDLIRINQRRWKRTLAVEISYGLENLDIHFDLLLLFTEDSVPKLRERLDYMID; translated from the coding sequence GTGAGTGCTATCCCACTGCTCGTATGCGACGACTCCAACATGGCTCGGAAGCAACTGATCCGAGCCCTGCCGGCCAACTGGCCGTTTCGCATCACCCAAGCCACCAACGGCCTAGAAGGCCTGGAAGCAATTCGCCAGAACCACGGCCAAATCGTTCTGCTGGACCTGACCATGCCCGAGCTGGACGGCTTCGGCGTGCTGGCAAGACTGCGCGAGGAAGGTCTCAGCGCCGAGGTGATTGTGGTATCTGGCGATGTTCAGGAAGAAGCCGTGCGCCGTGCCAAGGCACTGGGCGCCCGGGCTTTTCTGAAAAAGCCGGCCGACCCTATGCAACTGGCGGAGGCGCTCAACTCCCTCGGGGTAGACGTTCCCCTGGCACCGGTGCCGGCAGCGGAGGAAGACGTTTACCGGCCGCTGCCAAACGTCTCCTTCCGCGACGCCTTCCGCGAGGTGTCCAATGTCGCCATGGGGCGCGCGGCTGATCTGCTCGGGCGGGTACTGGGAGTCTTCATCAAACTGCCCATCCCCAACGTCAACATTCTGGAGGTGGGCGAGCTGCACATGGCATTGGCAGACGCGCAGCGCGACGAGCGCCTGTCGGCGATCTGTCAGGGCTACATCGGCGGCGGCATCGCCGGCGAGGCACTGCTGATTTTCCACGACTCGGAAATCGACGATGTTGCCAAGCTGCTGAACACCCTGCCTGACGAAAGCGCGCAGCTGGAAATGCAGCTCGACCTGGCCAGCATTATTATCGGCGCCTGTCTCAACGGCCTGTCCGAGCAGCTCAACATTACCCTATCCCAGGGCCACCCGCTGGTGCTGGGACAGCATTGCCCGATTGAGGATCTAATCCGTATCAACCAGCGGCGCTGGAAGCGCACCCTGGCCGTGGAAATCAGCTACGGGCTGGAGAACCTCGACATCCACTTCGACCTTCTGTTGCTGTTCACCGAAGACTCGGTACCCAAGCTGCGGGAGCGACTCGACTACATGATCGATTGA
- a CDS encoding GGDEF domain-containing protein — protein sequence MPERLVQSEEHRRSVLRALLWITLVAGMVFAAINFSRGLYLLACLEVGYALFAGALLTIIGTTRYLWRWTVAYLVPFFCIMEYALVLPNTSFTVFAWIQTIPIISYLLLGRRGGFWMSLVFIGLGVLAFNVRYLSGDTLLLQVVVVANIGFSSLAMMVFSHIYERSRVDNELRLIELAGTDSLTGLANRMRLTDEFARMRSQAERSNQALSLVVLDLDWFKRLNDRFGHEVGDRALKHTAKLLAARLRESDLACRIGGEEFALLLPGATLSQAAALADGLREQLAQAPLQVDEQKVMITFSAGVAALGEDGADLSALLRTADRRMYEAKHSGRDQVVAAGQHYPLGAELAGTAATERLADADKAAPPEG from the coding sequence ATGCCGGAGCGTTTAGTACAGAGTGAGGAACATCGCCGCTCGGTGCTGCGTGCGCTGCTCTGGATCACTCTTGTGGCCGGGATGGTATTTGCGGCTATCAACTTTTCTCGCGGGCTCTACTTGTTGGCATGTCTGGAGGTGGGTTATGCCCTGTTCGCCGGTGCGCTGCTGACGATTATCGGAACCACCCGCTATCTTTGGCGTTGGACGGTGGCATATCTGGTGCCGTTTTTCTGCATCATGGAATATGCGCTGGTGTTGCCCAACACCTCCTTTACGGTCTTCGCCTGGATTCAGACCATTCCCATCATCTCTTATCTGCTGCTTGGTCGGCGCGGCGGTTTCTGGATGTCTCTGGTGTTTATCGGCCTGGGTGTGCTGGCTTTCAACGTGCGCTATTTGAGCGGCGATACCCTCTTGCTGCAGGTGGTCGTGGTCGCCAACATCGGTTTCAGTAGTCTGGCAATGATGGTGTTCTCGCATATCTACGAGCGCAGTCGGGTTGATAACGAGTTGCGCTTGATTGAGCTTGCTGGCACCGACAGCCTGACAGGCCTGGCCAACCGCATGCGCCTGACCGACGAATTTGCTCGTATGCGCAGCCAGGCTGAACGCAGCAACCAGGCCTTGTCGCTGGTGGTGCTGGATCTGGACTGGTTCAAGCGGCTGAACGATCGCTTCGGCCACGAGGTGGGAGATCGCGCGTTGAAGCACACGGCAAAACTGCTGGCTGCACGCTTGCGGGAGTCGGATCTGGCCTGCCGTATTGGCGGTGAGGAGTTTGCATTGTTGCTGCCAGGGGCGACCCTGTCGCAGGCGGCGGCCCTGGCCGATGGGCTGCGCGAGCAGCTGGCCCAGGCTCCGCTGCAGGTTGACGAGCAGAAGGTGATGATCACCTTTAGTGCCGGTGTCGCGGCCCTGGGCGAGGACGGTGCCGATCTCAGTGCGCTGCTGCGCACCGCCGACCGGCGCATGTACGAAGCCAAGCACAGTGGGCGCGATCAGGTTGTTGCCGCCGGGCAGCATTACCCGCTGGGCGCCGAGTTGGCGGGCACGGCGGCGACGGAACGCCTGGCCGACGCCGACAAGGCTGCGCCACCGGAGGGGTGA
- the ald gene encoding alanine dehydrogenase — MFIGVPTEIKNHEYRVGLTPDSVRELSAHGHQLLVQSGAGSAIGFTDDDYSEAGARLVSREQVFSDSELVVKVKEPQAEERRLLRPGQTLFTYLHLAPDPAQTHDLLASGATCIAYETVTDELGRLPLLAPMSEVAGRMAIQAGAGCLEKARGGRGVLLGGVPGVPQGRVVILGGGVVGRNAVAMAVGLGAQVEVLDKSVDVLRGLDAQYGNRIQTRYATAVAVESALLDADLVVGAVLVPGAAAPKLISAELVRRMPAGSVLVDVAIDQGGCAETSRPTTHADPTYLVDGVVHYCVANMPGAVARTATQALNNATLPFVQALANKGVARALRDDPHLARGLNVSKGALCNAEVGSALSLPVQSLHEALAALGAAG, encoded by the coding sequence ATGTTTATCGGTGTGCCGACAGAGATAAAGAACCACGAATACCGGGTCGGGCTGACGCCGGATTCGGTGCGCGAGCTGAGCGCCCATGGGCACCAGTTATTGGTGCAGTCTGGCGCTGGCAGCGCGATCGGGTTTACTGACGATGACTACAGTGAGGCGGGCGCTCGATTGGTGTCGCGGGAGCAGGTGTTTAGCGACAGCGAGCTGGTCGTCAAGGTGAAGGAACCTCAGGCCGAGGAACGTCGCTTGCTGCGCCCGGGGCAAACCCTGTTTACCTACCTGCATCTGGCGCCAGACCCGGCGCAGACCCACGATTTGCTCGCCTCTGGCGCTACCTGTATTGCTTACGAAACGGTGACCGATGAGCTTGGCCGCCTCCCGTTGCTGGCCCCGATGTCCGAGGTGGCCGGGCGCATGGCGATTCAGGCGGGTGCTGGCTGCCTGGAGAAAGCACGTGGTGGACGCGGGGTGCTGCTTGGTGGCGTGCCGGGCGTGCCCCAGGGACGGGTCGTGATTCTTGGCGGCGGGGTAGTTGGCCGCAACGCTGTGGCTATGGCGGTTGGCCTTGGTGCACAGGTTGAGGTGCTGGACAAGAGCGTTGATGTGCTGCGTGGGCTGGATGCCCAGTACGGCAACCGTATTCAGACGCGCTATGCCACCGCGGTTGCAGTGGAAAGTGCCTTGCTCGATGCAGACCTGGTGGTGGGTGCGGTGCTGGTGCCGGGGGCGGCGGCCCCCAAGCTGATCAGTGCCGAGCTGGTGCGGCGCATGCCGGCCGGCAGTGTGCTGGTCGACGTGGCGATTGATCAGGGCGGATGTGCCGAAACCTCACGGCCAACCACGCACGCGGATCCGACCTACCTGGTAGACGGGGTTGTCCACTACTGCGTGGCGAACATGCCTGGCGCTGTGGCGCGTACCGCGACGCAGGCTCTGAATAATGCAACCTTGCCCTTTGTGCAGGCGCTGGCCAACAAGGGCGTGGCGCGCGCCTTGCGCGATGACCCTCATCTGGCCAGAGGGCTGAACGTCAGCAAGGGCGCGCTGTGCAATGCGGAAGTTGGTTCTGCGCTGAGTTTGCCGGTGCAGTCGCTGCACGAGGCGCTGGCTGCCCTGGGAGCAGCTGGCTGA
- a CDS encoding acyltransferase, with product MPHWMTGLLTCLLILLNTLIGIGPMLLLGLIKLLPWPPLQRVCSAGVMWIAETWAEGNKAIFALLTPTHWDIRCNAELSSKHSYLVISNHQSWVDIPALVQAFNRKTPYFKFFLKRELIWVPFLGLAFWALDYPFMKRYSKAHLDRHPEDRGKDLEITRRACEKFQDLPVTVVNYLEGTRFTPAKQQAQQSPYRHLLKPKSGGIAFVVAALGAQMRTVLDVTIVYPEARPPGFWRLVSGQVERVIVDIRECQLPTDLLHGDYSEDAAYRAAFQQWVSDLWHTKDERISALRAETDAADC from the coding sequence ATGCCCCACTGGATGACAGGCCTGCTGACCTGCCTGCTGATTTTGCTGAACACCCTGATCGGTATTGGCCCGATGTTGTTGCTGGGCCTGATCAAGTTGCTGCCCTGGCCGCCGCTGCAGCGCGTCTGTTCTGCCGGCGTGATGTGGATCGCCGAGACCTGGGCGGAGGGCAACAAGGCCATCTTTGCCCTGCTCACGCCGACCCATTGGGACATCCGCTGCAACGCCGAGCTGAGCAGCAAGCACTCCTATCTGGTTATCAGCAACCATCAGTCCTGGGTCGATATCCCGGCGCTGGTGCAAGCGTTCAATCGCAAGACGCCCTACTTCAAGTTCTTCCTCAAACGCGAACTGATCTGGGTGCCCTTTCTGGGCCTTGCCTTCTGGGCACTGGATTACCCCTTCATGAAGCGCTATAGCAAAGCGCATCTGGACCGTCACCCCGAGGACCGCGGCAAGGATCTGGAGATCACCCGCCGCGCTTGCGAGAAGTTTCAGGACCTGCCGGTCACGGTAGTCAATTACCTGGAAGGCACACGCTTTACTCCGGCCAAGCAGCAAGCGCAGCAGTCGCCCTATCGCCACCTGCTCAAACCCAAGTCCGGCGGTATCGCCTTCGTAGTAGCGGCATTGGGCGCGCAGATGCGCACCGTGCTCGACGTCACCATTGTCTACCCCGAGGCGCGCCCACCGGGCTTCTGGCGGCTGGTCAGCGGTCAGGTTGAGCGCGTCATCGTCGACATCCGTGAATGCCAGCTGCCGACCGACCTGCTGCACGGTGACTACAGTGAAGATGCCGCCTATCGAGCAGCCTTCCAGCAGTGGGTCTCCGATTTGTGGCACACCAAGGACGAGCGCATCAGCGCCCTGCGCGCCGAAACCGACGCAGCAGACTGCTGA